In the genome of Carnobacterium pleistocenium FTR1, one region contains:
- a CDS encoding tryptophan-rich sensory protein has product MTIGKQFRLYAAYGIMIAVNALANILPINGYQTGEISDMHDVFFTPAGFIFSIWGVIYLALLSWLLSFSFKKQSLSPSQSWGFLLTCVLNIIWILAWHFLLDGIALIVIFLLLLSLIFLYQTQRKATSSKIYLIPISLYLGWIIVATITNFNYWLVATVGIDVNLQVLLTYISLALTTLVGLRVAFYLKDWAIIVVFIWAMYGIFTKNLPDHRLIAIVTIFLASILLIGMLLSLVIDQKPNKKNSIFF; this is encoded by the coding sequence ATGACTATTGGAAAACAGTTTAGATTATATGCAGCTTATGGAATAATGATTGCTGTAAACGCTCTGGCAAATATCCTTCCAATAAATGGGTATCAAACAGGAGAGATTTCAGATATGCATGATGTTTTTTTTACTCCTGCGGGTTTCATTTTTAGTATTTGGGGAGTTATTTATCTTGCACTATTATCATGGCTGTTAAGTTTTAGTTTTAAAAAACAATCTTTAAGTCCTTCACAAAGTTGGGGATTTTTATTGACTTGTGTACTCAATATCATTTGGATTCTAGCCTGGCATTTTCTTTTAGACGGGATTGCTCTTATTGTTATTTTCTTACTGCTTTTATCGCTTATCTTTTTATATCAAACTCAAAGGAAAGCTACTTCTTCCAAAATCTACCTCATTCCTATTTCACTTTACTTAGGTTGGATCATCGTTGCTACAATCACCAATTTTAATTATTGGTTGGTTGCTACTGTTGGAATCGATGTAAATCTCCAAGTATTGTTAACTTATATATCCTTAGCCTTGACGACTCTTGTAGGCTTAAGGGTTGCCTTCTACTTAAAAGACTGGGCTATCATAGTGGTATTTATTTGGGCAATGTATGGGATATTCACAAAAAATTTGCCTGATCATCGCTTAATAGCAATCGTCACTATTTTTTTGGCAAGTATCCTTCTAATAGGAATGCTCTTATCATTAGTGATTGATCAAAAACCAAATAAGAAAAACTCTATCTTTTTTTAA
- a CDS encoding SepM family pheromone-processing serine protease, whose amino-acid sequence MNPKGKRNHKKLFIVLIIFILTGMFLPIPYYIEGPGSAVQLNELVEVNNEKDQEEGHFMLTTVAIRRATPLTYFMKYMPFHEGLTREELFGTGTSDAEYTNLQNYYMTSSINSAIELAYDTAGKGYQLTYNGVYIMSILEGSNFDGQLAIGDTILSLDGQSFDSSVEFIDYVQQQKVGQTIEVTYERNGEKQTISNKLMEMNETKKAGLGISLVDNTSIKTDIPVAINAGEIGGPSAGFMFALQIYTQLIDKDLREGSEIAGTGTIESDGTIGRIGGIDKKVVAASEEGATFFFAPDDTIDPVIQANYPELTSNYQEALEAAEKIDTEMKIIPVKTFQDAIDYLESL is encoded by the coding sequence ATGAATCCCAAAGGAAAAAGAAATCATAAGAAACTCTTTATTGTGCTGATCATATTCATTCTTACAGGAATGTTTCTACCTATACCTTATTATATAGAAGGACCTGGTTCGGCTGTTCAACTAAATGAATTGGTAGAAGTCAATAATGAAAAGGATCAAGAAGAAGGGCATTTTATGTTGACTACTGTTGCTATTCGAAGAGCTACACCCTTGACCTATTTTATGAAGTACATGCCTTTTCATGAAGGACTGACTAGAGAAGAGCTTTTTGGGACAGGTACTTCTGATGCAGAGTATACGAATTTACAAAATTATTATATGACGAGTTCAATTAATTCAGCTATTGAATTGGCGTATGATACTGCTGGAAAAGGTTATCAGTTGACGTATAATGGCGTTTATATCATGTCTATATTAGAAGGTTCTAATTTTGATGGACAGCTAGCAATTGGGGATACGATTCTTTCTCTTGATGGACAATCCTTTGATAGTTCAGTTGAATTTATTGACTATGTGCAACAACAAAAAGTTGGTCAAACAATCGAAGTAACCTATGAACGCAATGGCGAAAAACAGACAATTTCTAATAAATTAATGGAGATGAATGAGACTAAAAAAGCAGGTCTAGGTATTTCCTTAGTAGATAATACCTCGATTAAAACCGATATTCCAGTAGCTATAAATGCTGGAGAAATTGGTGGTCCATCTGCTGGCTTTATGTTTGCACTACAGATTTATACGCAATTGATCGACAAGGATTTGCGCGAGGGAAGCGAAATTGCTGGCACTGGAACGATAGAATCAGATGGGACGATCGGTCGAATCGGCGGAATCGATAAAAAGGTTGTTGCAGCTAGTGAAGAAGGGGCGACGTTCTTTTTTGCTCCAGATGACACCATTGATCCAGTCATACAAGCTAATTATCCAGAGTTGACTTCTAATTATCAAGAAGCCCTCGAAGCTGCAGAAAAAATAGATACAGAGATGAAAATTATACCTGTTAAAACATTTCAAGATGCAATTGATTATTTAGAAAGTCTATAA
- the coaD gene encoding pantetheine-phosphate adenylyltransferase, producing the protein MNRIALFPGSFDPFTNGHLDTVERASKLFDQVVIAVSTNTSKNALFSLEEKMTFITNAVAHIENISVTEHSGGLTVDLAKRIGAVTLLRGLRNNSDFEYESTIATMNKIQHKDIETIFLMSNEKYRFLSSSLIKEVAMFGGDVSSLVPVGVNEAIKRKYKN; encoded by the coding sequence ATGAATAGAATAGCCTTATTTCCAGGAAGTTTCGATCCATTTACGAATGGGCATTTAGATACGGTAGAAAGAGCTTCAAAGTTATTTGATCAAGTCGTAATTGCCGTTAGTACTAATACCTCAAAAAATGCTTTGTTTTCTTTAGAAGAGAAAATGACATTTATAACAAATGCAGTAGCACATATTGAAAACATAAGTGTAACTGAGCATAGTGGCGGGCTGACTGTTGATTTAGCAAAGAGAATTGGAGCGGTAACGTTATTAAGAGGGTTGCGCAATAATTCTGATTTTGAGTATGAATCAACTATTGCAACAATGAATAAAATTCAGCACAAGGACATAGAAACGATATTTTTAATGTCAAATGAAAAATACCGTTTTTTAAGTTCAAGTTTGATCAAAGAGGTGGCGATGTTCGGAGGAGATGTTTCTAGTCTTGTTCCAGTAGGTGTTAATGAAGCCATAAAAAGAAAGTATAAAAACTAA
- the rsmD gene encoding 16S rRNA (guanine(966)-N(2))-methyltransferase RsmD translates to MRIITGEYGGRKLKAVPGNNTRPTTDKVKESIFNIIGPYFDGGACLDLFAGSGGLAIEAVSRGMVKAVLIDQDPLAIKTIKENISVTKESGKFEIYRNDANRAIDLLKGNKKFDLLFLDPPYAEQEIEKQIEKIINSDLLNDEAIIICELDKRTHLKEKIGGATAFRNEIYGSSQIVMYEYNSDQGEKNE, encoded by the coding sequence ATGCGAATTATTACAGGTGAATATGGAGGCAGAAAATTAAAGGCTGTTCCCGGAAACAATACGAGACCCACGACAGATAAAGTGAAAGAATCTATCTTTAATATTATCGGACCATATTTTGATGGAGGAGCTTGTTTGGATTTATTTGCTGGAAGCGGAGGATTAGCAATTGAAGCTGTTTCCCGTGGTATGGTCAAAGCTGTATTGATTGATCAAGATCCGTTAGCCATTAAAACGATTAAAGAAAATATTAGCGTTACAAAAGAATCTGGGAAATTTGAGATTTATCGAAATGACGCTAATCGAGCTATAGATTTGTTGAAAGGCAATAAAAAGTTTGATCTGTTATTTTTAGACCCTCCTTATGCTGAACAAGAAATTGAAAAACAAATTGAAAAAATAATAAATTCTGATTTACTAAATGATGAGGCTATTATTATCTGTGAGCTAGATAAGCGGACACATCTAAAAGAAAAAATTGGAGGAGCAACTGCTTTTAGAAATGAAATTTATGGATCAAGCCAAATCGTTATGTATGAATACAACAGTGATCAGGGTGAGAAAAATGAATAG
- a CDS encoding YlbG family protein gives MELTTNERQGIIVWVYSLRHFKTLKRFGLIHYASRRMKYVVMYINQSDVEMTQKN, from the coding sequence ATGGAGTTAACCACAAATGAAAGACAAGGGATCATAGTTTGGGTATACAGTTTAAGGCACTTTAAAACACTTAAACGTTTTGGGTTGATTCATTATGCCTCTCGACGAATGAAATATGTTGTCATGTACATCAATCAATCTGATGTAGAAATGACGCAAAAAAATTAA
- a CDS encoding CAP-associated domain-containing protein yields MKTFLRAIPLIFIMLLAIYYLPEIISKNQTDIITPKEESASIESGSFDYQTTELEPEQLRVLGLGSYIGKNVESFTKNFGDPKRIDPTIYGSEQWIFGEDETDYIQLGVDNGVITELFALGSDLNVAPFKIGMSITEVFQIASFYPTYSVESQDKQVTLELTESDLNYRPLVAFDNQAFAVLMMDRSTNKINAIRYLDSSSLLRLGVYDDGSAEDEDYSIAVDEAEQKTISEANKRQVYELVNILRQRNGLTVLSPNDALSEAAQTIFIDQETQQTSSGQVEEESSFTESNSLSSSETYIFDDDSRYGENNTNQHSPPLTSEQIERTLQGTNLKSAEVSILYSNQKTDMTWLVTNWLTLEIERKFLMNAKMTEIGVAYRDRDILLILQ; encoded by the coding sequence GTGAAAACATTTTTAAGAGCTATACCATTGATTTTTATTATGCTTCTGGCCATTTATTATTTGCCGGAAATTATTTCAAAAAACCAAACAGATATTATCACACCAAAAGAAGAAAGTGCATCTATTGAATCGGGGTCCTTTGATTACCAAACAACTGAATTAGAGCCTGAACAGCTCCGTGTTTTAGGGTTAGGTAGTTATATAGGTAAAAACGTTGAAAGTTTTACAAAGAATTTTGGGGACCCAAAGCGAATAGATCCAACCATTTATGGTAGTGAACAGTGGATTTTTGGAGAAGATGAAACAGATTATATTCAACTGGGAGTAGATAATGGGGTCATAACTGAATTATTTGCGTTGGGCTCTGATTTAAATGTTGCTCCTTTTAAAATTGGTATGTCTATCACAGAAGTATTTCAAATTGCTAGTTTTTATCCAACTTATTCTGTAGAGAGTCAAGACAAACAAGTAACATTGGAATTAACAGAAAGTGATTTAAACTATCGCCCGCTAGTTGCTTTTGATAACCAAGCATTTGCGGTATTAATGATGGATCGTTCGACAAATAAGATTAATGCGATCCGTTATTTAGATTCTTCATCCTTGCTTCGTTTAGGAGTGTATGATGATGGTTCTGCAGAAGATGAAGATTATTCTATAGCTGTAGATGAAGCAGAGCAAAAAACTATTAGTGAAGCTAATAAGAGACAAGTGTACGAGCTAGTAAATATATTGCGTCAAAGGAATGGACTTACTGTTTTAAGCCCAAATGATGCTCTGTCTGAGGCAGCTCAAACCATTTTTATAGATCAAGAGACACAACAAACATCTAGTGGGCAAGTTGAAGAAGAAAGTAGCTTTACCGAATCTAACAGTTTATCCTCCAGTGAAACGTATATCTTTGATGATGATTCTAGATACGGTGAGAACAATACAAATCAACATTCTCCACCGCTCACTAGTGAGCAAATAGAACGAACTTTGCAAGGAACAAATCTAAAATCAGCTGAAGTGAGTATTTTATATTCCAACCAGAAAACTGATATGACTTGGTTAGTAACGAATTGGCTTACCCTAGAAATTGAACGAAAATTTCTAATGAATGCTAAGATGACAGAAATTGGGGTAGCCTATCGCGATAGAGACATCTTACTCATTCTTCAATGA
- a CDS encoding pyruvate carboxylase → MKKVLVANRGEIAIRIFRALTELAIETVAVYAQEDEGSVHRFKADEAYLVGKGKKPIDAYLDIEDLIRIAKDSEVDAIHPGYGFLSENIDFARRCEEENITFIGPKLHHLDIFGDKIKAKEAAIAAGIQSIPGSDGPVADLEGVKEFGKKYGYPIIIKAALGGGGRGMRVANSEADVKDSFERARSEAKAAFGSSEIYVERYIQDPKHIEVQILGDTHGNIVHLYERDCSVQRRHQKVVEVAPCVSISEKLRMEMCQSAVQLMEHVGYVNAGTVEFLLEGDNFYFIEVNPRVQVEHTITEMITGIDIVQAQILIAQGKDLHKDIRVPQQNDIPLIGAAIQCRITTEDPMNNFLPDTGKINTYRSPGGFGIRLDAGNGFQGSVVTPFFDSLLVKACVHASTFELAVQKMARALKEFRIRGVKTNIPFMQNVISHPVFLSGEAKTTFIDTTPELFEFSKVRDRGNKMMQYVGNITVNGFPGIEKRDKKFFTPARKPAKLLTLENDYESAKKVLDKNGPDAVVEWIKNKQEVLLTDTTFRDAHQSLLATRVRTQDFLNIAEETQKGIPQLFSSEMWGGATFDVAYRFLNEDPWERLAKLRNKMPDTLLQMLFRGSNAVGYQNYPDNVIEAFIQQAAQNGIDVFRIFDSLNWIQQMEKSIQSVRDNGKIAEAAICYTGNINDPSRDKYTIEYYKNMARELENQGAHIIAVKDMSGILMPQAAYRLISELKETVNVPIHLHTHDTSGNGIFTYAAAVKAGVDIVDVAMSAVSGATSQPSMNSLYYALVNAERVPDISIENVQQINHYWEDIRSHYSDFEVGISAPSTEVYQHEMPGGQYTNLQQQSKAVGLVEQWDEVKTMYATVNQMFGDIIKVTPSSKVVGDMALFMVQNKLSEEDVYEKGMSIDFPESVISFFMGDLGQPVGGFPKELQRIILKGKEPITVRPGSLAKSVDFNEIKKELAAKIQVEPTQEDVLSYIMYPQVFLDYRKNLENFGEVTLLDTMTFFHGMRTGESIEVQIEKGKTLIIKLNQIGEPNSEGMRILYFDLNGQGREVVVKDYSITSTKAVRKKAEPTNKEHIGATMPGSVLEILVQKGDRVVQGQPIIITEAMKMETTIKANIEGIIDQIYVENNDVIETGDLLIEIEAK, encoded by the coding sequence ATGAAAAAAGTATTAGTAGCAAACCGTGGTGAAATTGCCATTCGTATTTTTAGAGCATTAACAGAGTTAGCCATTGAAACGGTAGCAGTTTATGCACAAGAAGATGAAGGGTCCGTCCATCGTTTTAAAGCAGATGAGGCCTATTTAGTAGGAAAAGGTAAAAAGCCAATTGATGCTTATTTAGATATTGAAGACTTAATTCGTATTGCTAAAGATTCAGAAGTGGATGCTATTCATCCAGGATATGGATTTTTATCTGAAAATATTGACTTTGCTAGACGTTGTGAAGAAGAAAATATTACTTTTATTGGACCTAAACTGCATCACTTAGACATTTTTGGGGATAAAATCAAAGCCAAGGAAGCAGCAATTGCAGCTGGCATCCAATCTATTCCAGGATCTGACGGTCCAGTAGCTGACTTAGAAGGTGTTAAAGAGTTTGGGAAAAAATACGGCTATCCAATTATCATTAAAGCTGCACTTGGTGGTGGCGGACGAGGAATGCGTGTTGCCAACAGTGAAGCAGATGTAAAAGATAGCTTTGAACGAGCAAGAAGTGAAGCTAAAGCAGCATTTGGTAGTAGCGAGATTTATGTGGAACGTTATATACAAGATCCAAAGCATATAGAAGTCCAAATTCTAGGAGATACACATGGAAACATCGTGCATCTATATGAAAGAGACTGTTCAGTTCAACGACGCCATCAAAAAGTCGTTGAAGTTGCTCCGTGCGTGTCCATTTCAGAAAAATTAAGAATGGAAATGTGTCAATCGGCTGTACAATTAATGGAACATGTCGGCTATGTGAACGCTGGAACGGTCGAATTTTTATTAGAAGGTGACAACTTTTACTTTATCGAAGTTAACCCTCGTGTCCAAGTTGAGCACACCATTACTGAAATGATTACAGGAATAGATATTGTTCAAGCCCAAATTTTAATTGCTCAAGGTAAAGATTTGCATAAAGATATTCGAGTACCGCAGCAAAATGATATTCCATTAATTGGAGCAGCAATCCAATGTCGTATTACAACAGAAGACCCTATGAACAATTTTTTGCCAGATACTGGTAAGATTAATACCTATCGTTCTCCAGGTGGATTTGGTATTCGTCTCGATGCAGGAAATGGATTCCAAGGGAGTGTTGTGACACCTTTCTTTGATTCGCTGTTAGTTAAGGCTTGTGTCCACGCATCAACTTTTGAATTGGCCGTTCAAAAAATGGCACGTGCACTAAAAGAATTTCGCATTCGAGGTGTAAAAACAAATATTCCATTTATGCAAAATGTTATTTCTCATCCTGTTTTTCTATCAGGTGAAGCTAAAACAACTTTTATTGATACAACGCCTGAATTATTTGAATTCTCAAAAGTTCGAGACCGTGGAAATAAAATGATGCAGTATGTTGGAAATATTACAGTAAATGGCTTTCCTGGAATTGAGAAAAGAGATAAAAAATTCTTTACACCAGCAAGAAAACCTGCTAAATTACTGACTTTAGAAAATGACTATGAAAGTGCAAAAAAAGTGTTAGATAAAAATGGTCCAGATGCAGTCGTTGAGTGGATCAAAAATAAACAAGAAGTATTGCTGACAGATACAACTTTTAGGGATGCACATCAAAGTCTATTAGCTACTCGTGTGAGAACGCAAGACTTTTTAAATATTGCTGAAGAGACTCAAAAGGGTATTCCACAATTGTTCTCTTCAGAAATGTGGGGAGGAGCGACATTTGATGTAGCTTATCGCTTTTTAAATGAAGATCCTTGGGAAAGATTGGCAAAATTGCGCAATAAAATGCCGGATACGTTACTCCAAATGTTATTTAGAGGCTCAAATGCGGTTGGCTACCAAAATTATCCTGATAATGTTATTGAGGCTTTTATTCAACAAGCAGCACAAAATGGCATTGATGTATTTCGTATTTTTGACAGCTTAAACTGGATCCAACAAATGGAAAAAAGCATTCAAAGTGTGCGCGACAATGGAAAGATTGCTGAAGCGGCCATTTGTTATACAGGAAATATTAATGATCCCTCAAGAGATAAATACACAATAGAATACTATAAAAATATGGCAAGAGAATTAGAAAACCAAGGTGCTCATATAATTGCAGTAAAAGATATGTCTGGCATATTAATGCCACAAGCAGCATATCGATTAATCAGTGAATTAAAAGAGACTGTAAATGTACCCATTCATTTACACACACATGACACTAGTGGAAATGGAATCTTTACTTATGCAGCGGCAGTAAAAGCAGGTGTAGACATTGTAGACGTTGCGATGAGCGCTGTTAGTGGAGCAACTAGCCAACCAAGTATGAATAGCTTGTATTATGCATTAGTAAATGCAGAGCGAGTTCCAGATATTTCAATCGAGAACGTTCAACAAATCAATCACTATTGGGAAGATATTCGTTCGCATTACAGCGATTTTGAAGTAGGTATTAGTGCCCCTTCAACTGAAGTCTACCAACATGAAATGCCAGGTGGACAATACACTAATTTACAACAACAATCCAAAGCAGTAGGATTAGTAGAACAATGGGATGAAGTCAAAACAATGTATGCAACAGTTAACCAAATGTTTGGAGACATCATTAAAGTAACACCTTCATCAAAAGTCGTTGGAGATATGGCTTTATTTATGGTTCAAAATAAGTTGTCAGAAGAAGATGTCTATGAAAAAGGAATGTCTATTGATTTCCCTGAATCGGTTATCAGTTTCTTTATGGGAGACTTAGGCCAACCTGTTGGTGGTTTTCCTAAAGAACTTCAACGCATTATATTAAAGGGAAAAGAACCAATAACTGTTCGTCCAGGCAGTCTAGCTAAGTCAGTTGACTTTAACGAAATCAAAAAAGAACTAGCTGCTAAAATACAAGTAGAGCCAACCCAAGAAGATGTGCTCAGCTATATCATGTATCCACAAGTATTTTTAGATTATCGTAAAAATCTTGAAAATTTCGGTGAGGTAACATTATTGGACACAATGACATTCTTCCATGGCATGCGAACTGGAGAATCGATTGAAGTTCAGATTGAAAAAGGAAAAACATTGATTATAAAGTTAAATCAAATTGGAGAACCTAATTCTGAAGGAATGCGTATTTTGTATTTCGATTTAAATGGTCAAGGAAGAGAAGTCGTTGTAAAAGATTACAGTATCACGAGTACAAAAGCTGTTCGAAAAAAGGCGGAGCCTACAAATAAAGAACATATTGGTGCTACTATGCCAGGGTCTGTTCTTGAAATATTGGTCCAAAAAGGGGATCGGGTAGTCCAAGGTCAACCAATTATTATAACGGAAGCTATGAAAATGGAAACGACAATTAAAGCAAATATAGAAGGAATCATCGATCAGATTTACGTTGAAAATAATGATGTTATTGAAACAGGAGATTTATTAATTGAGATAGAAGCTAAATAA
- a CDS encoding FtsW/RodA/SpoVE family cell cycle protein, with the protein MSTRMKLENKGGYRLLLAVNMKKFKYLDYYIFIPYLVLSIIGILMVYSASSYIAISQYDDSQRYFIRQAFFVILGLVTSMFVFLFKYKLLKNKRFLVIASGLIAVLLIYLFFFGKVTNGAKGWIFILGFGFQPAEFAKIVVIWYFAYIFSKKQNQLVHNFKETVTPPLTLFGFYLLLILLQPDVGGAAILLVTGTIMILASGVSTKLAATVGALGIALIGGILALVRTFGMSLPLIEKYQYDRFLAFWDPFAVSESAGLQLVNSYYALRRGGLFGVGIGESIQKTGYLPEPYTDFIMSIIGEEMGFVGILVIIALFGLLILRIYLVGIRAKDSFGSLLCIGIATMLLVQGLVNLGGVIGLMPITGVTFPFISYGGSSTIVLTISIGLVLNVSAADKRIVS; encoded by the coding sequence TTGTCAACACGAATGAAATTAGAGAATAAAGGAGGCTATAGGCTTCTTTTAGCCGTAAATATGAAAAAATTTAAATACCTTGATTATTATATTTTCATCCCTTACTTAGTTTTATCCATAATAGGGATACTAATGGTCTACAGCGCTAGTAGTTATATTGCCATTAGCCAATACGATGACTCCCAACGTTATTTCATTAGACAAGCGTTTTTTGTCATTTTGGGATTGGTTACAAGTATGTTTGTTTTTTTATTCAAATATAAATTATTGAAAAATAAACGATTCTTAGTAATCGCTAGCGGTTTAATAGCGGTATTACTTATTTATTTATTCTTCTTTGGAAAAGTTACAAATGGAGCAAAAGGTTGGATCTTTATTTTAGGTTTTGGATTTCAACCGGCTGAGTTTGCAAAAATAGTTGTTATTTGGTATTTTGCTTATATTTTTTCAAAAAAGCAAAATCAGTTAGTGCATAACTTTAAAGAAACGGTAACTCCACCGTTAACACTATTTGGATTTTATCTGCTATTGATTCTTTTACAACCTGATGTAGGTGGAGCTGCTATATTACTTGTTACTGGAACTATCATGATTTTAGCGAGTGGGGTTTCGACAAAATTAGCAGCAACTGTTGGAGCATTAGGGATTGCTTTAATAGGCGGAATACTCGCTCTTGTCCGTACATTTGGTATGAGTTTGCCATTAATAGAAAAATACCAATATGATCGTTTTTTAGCTTTTTGGGATCCTTTTGCTGTTTCTGAAAGTGCGGGACTTCAATTAGTGAATTCATATTATGCTTTAAGGCGTGGAGGACTCTTTGGAGTAGGTATTGGCGAAAGCATTCAGAAAACAGGCTATCTTCCTGAGCCGTATACAGACTTCATCATGTCTATAATTGGTGAAGAAATGGGATTTGTTGGTATATTAGTTATCATTGCTTTATTTGGTTTATTGATCTTGCGAATTTATCTAGTTGGTATTAGGGCGAAGGATTCATTTGGATCATTGCTTTGTATCGGAATTGCCACTATGTTATTAGTCCAAGGGCTAGTTAATTTGGGTGGAGTAATTGGGTTAATGCCTATTACTGGAGTAACCTTTCCGTTTATCAGTTATGGAGGATCAAGTACGATTGTGCTGACCATCTCTATTGGTTTAGTATTAAATGTCAGTGCAGCAGATAAAAGAATAGTGAGTTAA
- the typA gene encoding translational GTPase TypA: MKRRENLRNIAIIAHVDHGKTTLVDELLKQSDTLEGHSQLSERAMDSNALEQERGITILAKNTAVRYQDTNINILDTPGHADFGGEVERIMKMVDGVILVVDSYEGTMPQTRFVLKKALEQNCVPIVVVNKIDKDSARPAEVVDEVLELFIELGANDDQLDFPVIYASAMNGTSSLSDDKEDQEPTMNYIFDTILSEIPAPIDNSDEPLQFQVSLLDYNDYVGRIGIGRVFRGTIKVGDAVTLSKLDGSTKNFRVTKLLGFFGLDRVEIQEAKAGDLIAVSGMEDIFVGETVTPVDHVDPLPILHIDEPTLQMTFLVNNSPFAGREGKWVTSRKIEERLMSELHTDVSLRIENTDSPDAWIVSGRGELHLAILIENMRREGYELQVSRPEVILRDFDGVQCEPFELVQIDTPEEYMGSIIESLSARKGEMKDMINNGNGQVKLTFLAPARGLIGYSTEFLSMTRGYGIMNHTFDQYLPRLKTKIGGRRNGALVSTETGKTTTYGIMGVEDRGTIFIEPSTEIYEGMIVGENARDNDITVNITKAKQKTNVRSANKDQTNVIKAPRHLTLEESLEFITDDEYCEITPESVRLRKQVLNKSERERSAKKNKSSQI, translated from the coding sequence ATGAAAAGAAGAGAAAATCTTAGAAATATTGCTATTATTGCCCATGTCGACCATGGTAAAACAACCTTAGTTGATGAATTACTAAAGCAATCAGATACATTAGAAGGACATAGTCAATTGTCAGAACGTGCAATGGATTCAAATGCATTAGAGCAAGAACGTGGAATCACAATCTTAGCTAAAAATACTGCTGTTAGATACCAAGATACTAATATCAATATCTTGGATACACCAGGACATGCTGACTTTGGTGGAGAAGTTGAACGTATCATGAAAATGGTAGATGGCGTTATTTTAGTTGTCGATTCTTATGAAGGAACAATGCCACAAACACGATTCGTATTGAAAAAAGCCTTGGAGCAAAATTGTGTTCCGATTGTTGTTGTAAACAAAATTGATAAAGATTCAGCCCGTCCAGCAGAAGTAGTTGACGAAGTATTAGAATTATTTATTGAATTAGGTGCGAATGATGATCAATTAGATTTTCCAGTTATCTATGCTTCAGCAATGAATGGAACATCTAGTTTATCAGATGATAAAGAAGATCAAGAACCAACAATGAACTACATCTTTGATACGATTCTTTCAGAAATCCCTGCTCCAATCGATAACTCTGATGAACCTTTACAATTTCAAGTATCATTATTAGATTACAATGATTATGTTGGACGTATTGGTATCGGACGTGTATTCCGTGGAACAATTAAAGTTGGAGATGCTGTAACTTTAAGTAAATTAGATGGTTCAACTAAAAACTTCCGAGTAACAAAACTTTTAGGATTCTTTGGTTTAGACCGTGTTGAAATCCAAGAAGCTAAAGCAGGAGATTTAATTGCTGTTTCAGGTATGGAAGATATCTTTGTTGGAGAAACGGTTACACCAGTTGATCACGTTGATCCATTACCAATTCTTCACATTGACGAACCAACATTACAAATGACTTTCTTAGTAAACAATTCTCCTTTCGCAGGTCGCGAAGGTAAATGGGTGACTTCACGTAAAATTGAAGAACGCTTAATGTCTGAATTGCATACAGATGTTTCATTACGTATTGAAAATACTGATTCTCCAGATGCATGGATCGTTTCAGGACGTGGAGAATTACATTTGGCAATTCTTATTGAAAATATGCGTCGTGAAGGCTATGAATTACAAGTTTCTCGTCCAGAAGTTATCTTGAGAGACTTTGATGGTGTTCAATGTGAACCATTTGAATTAGTTCAAATTGATACTCCGGAAGAATACATGGGTTCAATTATTGAATCTCTAAGTGCTCGTAAAGGCGAAATGAAAGATATGATCAATAACGGAAATGGTCAAGTTAAATTGACTTTCCTAGCTCCAGCTCGTGGATTAATTGGTTATTCTACAGAATTCCTTTCAATGACTCGTGGATATGGAATTATGAACCATACATTTGATCAATACTTGCCACGTTTGAAAACTAAAATTGGTGGACGTCGCAATGGTGCTTTAGTTTCAACTGAAACTGGTAAAACAACAACTTATGGTATCATGGGTGTTGAAGACCGTGGAACAATTTTCATTGAACCAAGTACTGAAATTTATGAAGGTATGATCGTTGGAGAAAACGCTCGTGATAATGATATTACTGTAAATATCACAAAAGCTAAACAAAAAACTAACGTTCGTTCTGCTAATAAAGACCAAACTAACGTAATCAAAGCACCTCGTCATTTAACACTTGAAGAATCATTAGAATTCATAACTGATGATGAGTATTGTGAAATCACTCCTGAAAGTGTTCGTTTACGTAAACAAGTATTAAATAAAAGTGAACGTGAAAGATCTGCTAAGAAAAATAAATCATCACAAATCTAA